Proteins from one Cellulosilyticum lentocellum DSM 5427 genomic window:
- a CDS encoding endonuclease/exonuclease/phosphatase family protein: protein MKVMSFNVRADSILDVRNRWRHRSEIVYEVIKKYDCDVVGLQEVTDRMYMDLNKAIDGYYIIGKGRTKRYFNERNNLLVKEDYNLLEEETFWLSKTPSKTGSSVWYSMFPRICTTAVIQLANNLKIRIYNTHLDCLLPSAREYGLKKIGEYVGECYQKEKLPCILMGDFNAGPQSKLIQQFSQGSYSDKRFIAVQDVRKEIYNEATMGHFKGKTRGLHIDYIFVSEEFEIKDVEIIKYQKNNKYPSDHYPILAEINL from the coding sequence ATGAAAGTAATGAGTTTTAATGTAAGAGCAGATAGTATATTGGATGTACGTAATAGATGGAGGCATCGTTCCGAGATAGTTTATGAAGTTATCAAAAAGTATGATTGTGATGTAGTAGGCTTACAAGAAGTAACAGATCGTATGTATATGGATTTAAACAAAGCCATAGATGGCTACTATATAATAGGCAAGGGTAGAACAAAACGTTATTTTAATGAGAGGAATAATTTATTGGTTAAAGAGGATTATAATCTTTTAGAAGAGGAAACCTTTTGGTTATCGAAAACACCTAGCAAAACAGGAAGTTCTGTCTGGTATTCTATGTTTCCTCGTATTTGTACTACGGCTGTTATTCAATTAGCTAATAACTTAAAAATAAGGATTTATAATACACATCTTGATTGTTTACTACCATCTGCTAGAGAATATGGTTTAAAAAAGATTGGAGAGTATGTTGGAGAGTGTTATCAAAAGGAAAAATTACCTTGTATTTTAATGGGGGACTTTAATGCTGGGCCACAAAGTAAATTAATTCAACAGTTTTCACAGGGAAGCTATAGCGATAAACGTTTTATAGCAGTTCAAGATGTTAGGAAGGAAATTTACAATGAGGCGACAATGGGGCATTTCAAAGGAAAAACAAGAGGGTTACACATAGACTATATTTTTGTATCAGAGGAATTTGAAATTAAAGATGTAGAGATTATCAAATATCAAAAAAATAATAAATATCCCTCAGACCATTATCCTATTTTAGCAGAGATTAATTTGTGA
- a CDS encoding pentapeptide repeat-containing protein: MSYIINDEDEFNELTIKDCSIEESNACNVIFRDVVFKNVSFMDIDWESTEFLHVRFENCDLSNINIDKAIFHHSEFISCKLIGTHLMESSMREVLFNGCQCDYLVLGGSNLKDVTFNECRMNQAGFSVCKMNNVQFKYCEMQRAELSGTKLKGIDLSSCIIDGINLRIEDVRGLRLSPTQAVDFSKMLGIQVMEEREGSI, translated from the coding sequence ATGAGTTATATCATTAATGATGAGGATGAATTCAATGAGCTAACAATCAAAGATTGTAGTATAGAGGAGTCAAATGCATGTAATGTTATTTTTAGAGATGTAGTTTTTAAAAATGTTAGCTTTATGGATATTGATTGGGAAAGTACTGAGTTTCTTCATGTGAGATTTGAAAACTGTGATTTATCTAATATTAACATTGATAAAGCCATTTTTCATCATAGCGAGTTTATTAGTTGTAAATTAATAGGAACACATTTAATGGAATCTTCTATGAGAGAAGTACTTTTTAATGGTTGTCAGTGCGATTACCTTGTATTAGGAGGAAGCAATCTAAAAGATGTTACTTTTAATGAATGTCGTATGAATCAAGCAGGTTTTAGCGTATGTAAGATGAACAACGTACAGTTTAAATATTGTGAAATGCAAAGAGCGGAGTTAAGCGGAACAAAGCTAAAAGGCATAGATCTAAGTAGCTGCATTATTGACGGCATTAATTTAAGGATAGAAGATGTAAGAGGATTAAGATTATCACCAACCCAAGCTGTGGACTTTAGTAAGATGTTAGGAATACAGGTGATGGAGGAAAGAGAAGGCAGTATATAG
- the xylB gene encoding xylulokinase yields the protein MVYLIGIDIGTSGTKTVLFDETGKVISSSLQEYDIIQKKVGWAEQKPESWWEATKTSLVEVVKKSAINTSEIKGIGLSGQMHGLVLLDENGKVLRDAIIWCDNRTTEVAKEMEEQVGREKLVSITGNVAIPAFTLSKLLWVRKHEPEVYARINKVLLPKDYIRYQLTGEFMTEVSDASGMQMLDIHKREWSDELLEILDIDKVLLAPVVESHAITGYVSSKVAIETGLSETTAVVGGAGDQAAGAIGNGIVATGDVSATIGSSGVVFAYTDEVVTDPEGRIQTFCHAIPNTWHVMGVTQGAGLSLKWYRDTFCKEEKEIAIEKNCDVYEILTDQAREVSTGSEGLIYLPYLMGERTPHMDPYASGVFFGVRASQGKGHMVKAIMEGVGYSLLDCFELIKANNIPITSVKISGGGGKSDVWRQIHADLFDTEVKTINVSEGPALGVAILAGVGTGIYKDEKEACERIIGIKTTQAPISENVAYYKKFYPIYKILYTQLKDTFKEHHDKLSGLNN from the coding sequence TTGGTATATTTAATAGGAATAGATATAGGGACATCTGGAACTAAAACTGTACTTTTTGATGAGACAGGAAAGGTTATTAGTAGCTCATTACAAGAGTATGACATTATTCAAAAAAAAGTTGGTTGGGCTGAACAAAAGCCAGAGTCATGGTGGGAAGCAACTAAAACAAGCTTGGTAGAGGTTGTAAAAAAGTCAGCTATTAATACAAGTGAAATTAAGGGTATAGGACTTTCAGGACAAATGCATGGCTTAGTGCTATTAGATGAGAATGGCAAAGTATTAAGAGATGCTATTATTTGGTGTGATAATAGAACAACAGAAGTAGCTAAGGAGATGGAAGAGCAGGTAGGTAGAGAAAAACTAGTTTCTATAACTGGAAATGTAGCTATACCAGCCTTCACTTTATCTAAACTACTTTGGGTAAGAAAACATGAGCCAGAAGTTTATGCACGTATTAATAAGGTACTCTTGCCAAAGGATTACATTCGCTACCAGTTAACCGGAGAATTTATGACAGAAGTATCGGATGCTAGTGGTATGCAGATGTTAGATATACATAAGAGAGAGTGGAGCGATGAACTATTAGAAATTCTAGATATTGATAAAGTTCTTTTGGCACCAGTAGTAGAATCTCATGCAATAACAGGCTATGTTTCAAGCAAGGTGGCTATTGAAACAGGATTAAGTGAAACAACAGCCGTAGTAGGAGGAGCAGGAGATCAAGCAGCTGGAGCTATAGGAAATGGTATTGTAGCTACAGGAGATGTATCAGCAACTATTGGTTCTTCAGGAGTTGTATTTGCTTATACAGATGAAGTTGTAACAGATCCAGAAGGACGTATACAAACTTTCTGTCATGCTATTCCTAATACCTGGCATGTTATGGGAGTTACACAAGGCGCTGGTTTATCTTTGAAGTGGTATAGAGATACTTTTTGCAAAGAAGAAAAGGAAATAGCAATAGAAAAAAATTGTGATGTATATGAAATTTTGACTGATCAGGCTAGAGAAGTAAGTACAGGTAGTGAAGGCCTTATTTATTTACCTTACCTTATGGGGGAACGCACACCACATATGGATCCTTACGCAAGTGGTGTATTCTTTGGCGTAAGAGCATCTCAAGGTAAAGGTCATATGGTAAAAGCTATTATGGAAGGTGTAGGATATAGCTTATTAGACTGTTTCGAACTCATTAAAGCTAACAATATTCCAATCACTAGTGTAAAAATATCAGGTGGCGGTGGTAAAAGTGATGTATGGCGTCAAATCCATGCTGATTTATTTGATACAGAAGTCAAAACAATCAATGTATCAGAAGGACCTGCTTTGGGTGTAGCTATACTGGCCGGTGTAGGAACTGGTATTTATAAAGATGAGAAAGAAGCTTGTGAAAGAATAATAGGCATTAAAACAACACAAGCACCTATTTCAGAAAATGTAGCTTATTATAAGAAATTCTATCCAATTTATAAGATTTTATATACCCAGCTAAAAGATACTTTTAAAGAACATCATGATAAGCTTAGTGGCTTAAATAACTAA
- the xylA gene encoding xylose isomerase, whose protein sequence is MAEFFKGIGVIPFEGADSVNPLAFKHYNKDEKVGDKTMAEHLRFAMSYWHTLCAEGGDPFGSTTAARPWNQIANPIEMAKAKVDAGFEFMQKLGIEYFCFHDRDIAPEGKDLAETNQILDEVVAYIKVKMQETGIKLLWGTANCFNNKRFMHGAGTTCNAEVFAYAAAQIKKAIEVTKELGGENYVFWGGREGYETLLNTDTGLELDNFARLLQMAVDYAKEIGFTGQFLIEPKPKEPTKHQYDFDTATVLAFLRKYNLDTYFKMNIEANHATLAGHTFQHELNMSRINNVLGSIDANQGDLMLGWDTDQFPTNIYDATMAMYEVLKAGGIAPGGFNFDSKVRRGSFEEADLFIAYIAGMDTFAKGLKVAYNLLKDGVLEDFVADRYASFNEGIGKDIVSGNVGFKELEAYALKQQPIVNKSGRQEWLETVVNQYIYNNK, encoded by the coding sequence ATGGCAGAATTTTTTAAAGGAATTGGGGTAATCCCATTTGAAGGGGCAGATTCAGTAAACCCACTTGCATTCAAACATTATAACAAAGACGAAAAAGTAGGTGATAAGACAATGGCAGAACATTTACGTTTTGCAATGTCTTACTGGCACACACTTTGTGCTGAAGGTGGAGATCCATTTGGTTCTACTACAGCAGCTAGACCTTGGAACCAAATAGCTAATCCTATTGAAATGGCAAAAGCTAAAGTAGATGCTGGCTTTGAATTTATGCAAAAATTAGGGATTGAATATTTCTGTTTCCATGATAGAGATATTGCACCAGAAGGTAAAGACCTTGCTGAAACTAATCAAATTCTTGATGAAGTAGTAGCTTACATCAAAGTTAAAATGCAAGAAACAGGCATTAAACTTCTTTGGGGAACAGCTAACTGCTTTAATAACAAACGTTTCATGCATGGTGCAGGAACAACTTGCAATGCAGAAGTATTTGCTTATGCGGCAGCTCAAATTAAGAAAGCAATCGAAGTAACAAAAGAATTAGGAGGAGAAAACTATGTATTCTGGGGTGGTAGAGAAGGTTATGAAACACTCTTAAACACAGATACAGGTCTTGAACTTGACAACTTTGCAAGACTTTTACAAATGGCAGTAGATTATGCTAAAGAAATTGGTTTCACAGGACAATTCCTTATCGAGCCAAAACCAAAAGAACCTACAAAACATCAATACGACTTTGATACAGCAACCGTACTTGCATTCCTTAGAAAATACAACTTAGATACATACTTCAAAATGAATATCGAAGCTAACCATGCTACACTTGCAGGGCATACTTTCCAACATGAACTCAATATGAGCCGAATTAACAACGTATTAGGAAGTATTGATGCGAACCAGGGAGACCTTATGCTAGGGTGGGATACAGACCAATTCCCAACAAATATCTATGATGCAACAATGGCTATGTACGAAGTGTTAAAAGCAGGCGGTATTGCACCAGGTGGATTTAACTTTGACTCAAAAGTAAGAAGAGGCTCATTTGAAGAAGCGGATTTATTTATCGCATATATTGCGGGTATGGATACCTTTGCAAAAGGTTTAAAAGTAGCTTATAACTTACTAAAAGATGGCGTGTTAGAAGATTTTGTAGCAGATCGTTATGCAAGCTTTAATGAAGGTATTGGTAAAGATATTGTAAGTGGTAACGTAGGTTTTAAAGAGTTAGAAGCATATGCACTTAAACAACAACCTATCGTTAATAAGTCTGGTAGACAAGAATGGTTAGAAACCGTAGTTAACCAATATATCTATAACAATAAATAA
- a CDS encoding ROK family transcriptional regulator, which yields MNKRVILKGNLIKETNYKKILKLIGKGENLTKLDIAYTLKISIPTVTTNINELKEAGIIEEVESDIYTGGRKPKIIKLIPNARISIGMSITKYKVAVAAMNLLNEVLISKEVDCEEEQLMTYFIKGKKLVDEVVEELKIPEENLLGIGISIPGTLNQNSGTIEQTNMGYKEIPLNQIYDLFDDTVYVENEANLSLLAEKNLGKYEELKNLIYIGINEGLGGGIFVNGEIYTGTSGRAGEFGHMRLVEKDTGRAYKVEDHISTRSLLNRYKQRTGENIKSFLKFEKLVKMNDPIACEILEEGIEILMMTIYNLTMVLDIQTLIIGGKVGRLIKTQPTVLQNVVNKYNEIMERLDLDITFSDIKNTTTLGAALLPILDFYKISNESET from the coding sequence ATGAATAAAAGAGTCATTTTAAAAGGTAATTTAATAAAAGAAACAAATTATAAGAAAATCCTAAAGTTAATAGGTAAAGGTGAAAACCTAACCAAACTAGATATTGCCTATACACTCAAAATTAGCATCCCTACTGTTACTACTAATATTAACGAATTAAAAGAGGCTGGTATTATTGAAGAGGTAGAATCTGATATTTATACAGGTGGAAGAAAGCCTAAGATTATTAAGCTTATTCCTAATGCGAGAATTTCTATTGGGATGAGCATTACGAAATATAAAGTAGCAGTAGCTGCAATGAACTTATTAAATGAAGTACTTATTTCTAAGGAGGTTGATTGCGAAGAAGAGCAACTCATGACTTACTTCATAAAAGGTAAAAAGCTAGTAGATGAAGTTGTAGAAGAACTTAAAATACCAGAAGAAAATTTATTAGGTATTGGTATTTCTATTCCTGGAACACTTAATCAGAATTCAGGTACTATAGAACAAACAAATATGGGATATAAAGAAATTCCATTAAATCAAATCTATGATTTGTTTGACGATACAGTATATGTAGAAAATGAAGCCAATCTTTCTTTATTAGCAGAAAAGAATCTTGGTAAATATGAAGAACTTAAAAATCTGATTTATATTGGTATAAATGAAGGCTTAGGTGGCGGTATTTTTGTAAATGGAGAAATTTACACAGGAACAAGTGGACGTGCGGGTGAATTTGGCCATATGCGTTTAGTAGAAAAGGATACTGGACGAGCATATAAAGTGGAGGATCATATATCTACTCGTAGCTTACTTAATCGCTACAAACAACGTACAGGAGAAAATATAAAGAGCTTTTTAAAATTTGAAAAGCTAGTGAAAATGAATGATCCTATTGCATGTGAGATACTCGAAGAAGGTATAGAGATTTTGATGATGACTATCTATAACCTCACGATGGTCTTAGATATTCAGACGCTTATCATAGGTGGAAAGGTAGGAAGATTAATAAAGACGCAACCTACTGTCTTACAAAATGTTGTTAACAAATACAATGAAATTATGGAAAGATTAGATTTGGATATTACTTTTTCAGATATCAAGAATACGACTACTTTAGGAGCGGCACTTCTACCAATCTTAGATTTCTATAAAATTAGTAATGAAAGTGAAACATAA